The sequence ATATGGTTGGCACGTCAGTCAAAAATGCCGGTGAGAAATGATATTTTTTTGAAACTTGAATCGATGCCATTTTGTAGAAAATGGTCACCATTTTCTATGTCTCGTACGTGTAACTTGCAAAGAAGCATATAACATATCCACTATTGCTTACAACCGACATTAATGTCAAGCTCATACATTTTAAAGCTTTAATCATTACCTTCATAGCTTTGTGATTGCCTATTAAAGGAAGTTTATATATTTTGGGTATCCCTCACTGTCATCGACTTATAACAAGTCCTCAGGTTTCAAGAGAATGactcaaatatatattaatataagttTTTAATAATATGCTATAATTTAACAAATTTCAATAAATCACCCTAACGATGTTCACTTATGCTCTGCAGCTATACATCAGCTCACCCAACAAACGCTCCCTGCTTGTAAACCTGTATCAACACCGGCATGGGTGAGTGCAAAAACTCACACCACATATGTTTCTTGATTACTAGTACATAATATTGATGTAGATGTTGATGTATCTAACATGACTTTATCATAAATTTTTATCTGTATAACATTTCAGGTCATTGGGACATTCTTTTTTATGGGCGTCATATTCATTCCTGTTGGGTTAATTTCACTTCATGCTTCACAAAGTgtaaaattgaattttttttttttttccttttgcgAAAGATTTAGTTATTTATCATGTGTTCTATTGTTAGAGGTGGCAGTTTCTGGTTATCAACCCATTTACTTGAAAATGGGATGATTTAGGTTATGACGGTGACATCCAACCCGACCCAAATGTATCAAAAGTTAGTTTATTGAAATGTTATCCATCCAGCTCGTGTGCCGCCTCTAGTAATTGTAATACTCCTAATTTGTTTTACTTTGTTTTAGAAGTACATAAAACCGGACTTACTTTACGTTGTACTTGCAGGTTAATGAAATTGTGGATAGATATGATGCTGATTGTGTACCAGATAGGTTTAAGAACAACAAGGTAGCTTACATCAAGAATGCATCAATGCCAAAAAGTTGTCACCGTTATCTAAAGGTGATACATCATCTTTCTAGTTGACTAAGTATGTGTATTAATGGGTCTTGAATTATGGAAAAAATTACgtcgttggtacctgtggtttgttcacATTTTCATCACAACACCTAAACTCTAATTTTTGCGTCGTTGGTACCCGTGGTTTCATTAAGTTACCTGGATCATACCCCAACCTAACGGCCGTCTAAATTTAatggttaacccctcacatgtgccacacatgtgagggtaatttAGTCTCTTTCATTTTTTTATTCCATTTAAACAAATAGTTTAATAATTGCCTGTATAGGTGCCACCAGAGAAGACTTGTTCTCAACATGTAGTCATTCCCTCAACATTAGTTTTTAACTTCTTCACCTGAATTTCCACCACCATAGCTGCCatgattttaaattattttttttttcctattcACAGCTTAATGTAAATTGCTATATACAGAGATACACAGAAGTCAAAAAAGTTTATTAATTAGTTACGATTGCTCAGTACCGGACACCGTTCGCTGCCTAATCGACGCGAACTGCTGGAAAAGTAGTTACAAAAATTCTCTCCGGATGTTACTACAAAATCAGAGCAATGGATTTCGGCTAGATTGCCGTTGTACCCAATCTCCACACGAATGTCGCAACATTGCCTTCTTCACTTCTAGATCTAGATCTGTTAATGGGTTTTATTACAAGGGAACCTTCCAGGTTGCCGTTATACGCCATCTTCCTTTTTTGCTCCGACAAGACCTTCATCCTCGATTTGCTCCGACGACGTTCATATCCGATTTGCTCCGAGGAGACCTTCAAACATTTTAAACACCCTTTAATCTGAATATATTGTGAAATCAGTATGCAAAGATAAAAAAACATCCCCCACGTGATGCTCAACTAAGAGTATAACCTTCAGTAGATGTGGGTACCAACCAACCAAGAAACTATAATTATTTGAATgaaattaccctcacatgcatggcacatgtgaggggttacAGTTTAGTAAGTAACGACTGTTAGGTGTGGGTATCAACCAAGAAACTTAATCAAAACCTAGGTATTAACCATGCAAAAAAATAGTTTAGGTTTTATCGTGAAAATCTATACAAACCACAGGTATTAATGGCGTAATTTTTTCTGAATTATGGGAGTAAGTCTTGTGCATTTTGGGATGTTGTAGGTGCATAAACCTATGAAAGCTCCAATTTACATTTATTATCAGCTGGAAAACTATTATCAAAACCACAGGCGGTTAGTTATACACCTTTTTTTCAGACTTCTTTCATTTAATATTATGTCATCAATTATATGATGTATTGTTCACTTTTACCACATATATGATATCAAAACTAGTAATTTTAGACACAAAATGATATATTTTTGTTATCAGGATCGGTTCGTCGCATAGTTTTAAATTTGTACTGCTTGTTGTAAATTTGAATTGGTTTTGATAGTAAGTTTACCATTCATATCCGATGGATTTAAGTAGTTGTATATAATCCCTCATACTTTCTCTAGTTCTGTGTAGTAGTCCCTAACtattttaatattatgcatttttaccAATGTTGTATTCGATTTAGGTACGTAAAAAGTCGAAGTGACGATCAACTATTACATGGACTTGGATACAACAAAACAAGTACATGTGAACCTCTAGCACTTGAAAATGGTCTCCCAATAGTCCCTTGTGGATTAGTTGCATGGAGTTTATTTAATGACACATATTCCTTTTCACGCGGGACAAAAAAACTGAAAATCGAACGAAAAAACATTGCATGGAAGAGTGATCAGGCTCATAAATTTGGCAAAGATGTTTATCCATTCAATTTCCAAAATCGCTCCTTCATTGGTGGGGGGAAGCTAGATACATCCATCCCAGTGAGTGTCCCGCCTTAATCTTTTACCATTTTACTTAACTACATCACCTGTACTGCTAAACTCTTCTGATATACTTAAATGGAGAGAGACTGATAGTCCTCGTGTTTTACATGAAATTACATTAATCGTCCTTATGTAAATTACACTGATAGTCCTTGTGGTTTTCATGAAATTACACCAATGGTTCTTATCTTTCGGAAACTACATGGATCTTCCCTGACTTACTTAAAAGTGTACATTGATGGTCCTTCCTATTAAAGCACATTTGAAGTAAGTCGGGACTATCAATCTACACTTCTAAGTAAGTTAGGGACAATCCGTGTAGTATTTAAAAGATAAGGACCGTTGGTGTAATTACATAAAAACCACAAGGACTATGAGTGTCATTTTCAAAAGATAATGACGATTCATGTAATTTCATGTGAACCACGAGAACTATCAGTATAATTTACTCTAAAATGGAAGAATGCATAAAAGGTATTAAACTTTGGTCTGTTTTCCATTTGTGGCAATGAACCTAAAACTAAAAAAATCCTTTAGTTAAGACTTTTATTTCAGTAAACCCCACCTATAAAACAGTGAAAGATGGTTATCGAAAATATAGGAAAATTTGAGGTTTCTTACATGTTTGCACATATTTTATGGGGTTAAAAAATACATTACCCTAAATGGAAATCAGGGCAAGGTTGCCTAACTTTTCATTCAAATTTTCTTTTAATTGATTTTATACAATATACAATGCAACCACTATAACTTTTTTTGTTAAATTATTTAGCTAAGTGATCAAGAGGATCTTATTGTGTGGATGCGGACAGCTGCTTTTCCAAGTTTTCGTAAATTATATGGGAGAATCGAAGAGGATTTAGAAAAGATGACATAATAGTAGTACGTCCTATGAACAATTATGACACTTACAGTTTTGGTGGAACAAAAATGCTTGTACTGTCAACATCAAGCTGGTTGGGAGGGAAGAACAGTTTTCTTGGTGTGGCCTACATCTTCGTTGGATCTTCGTCTATACTCATTGCTTTAATTTTCTTGTTGCTTCATGTAAAAAATCCAAGGTAAGATACTCTTACACAAAATATAATCTCAAGCTATGATTTTTATAGCGCGTAGTTACCCTCGAGTAGTACCCTTTATTTTTACTTAATATCTAAGGTTTTTGTTATTTGTATGTTTGTTTGCAATTACATTATCAGAACATGTACTGCATTagttttattttttaaccttttaatGTTTGTGCTTGAATGAAATAGAATATAGGAAGATTATATATGATTCAATTCTACTTATTTTTTGTTTTTGAGTGATAAAATTTTGCTGCTACATGGGACATAATAGTCAAATTGATGAAATCAACTTGTGATTTGaatcatgatgatgattatgattatgatattggcTGAATCAGAAGGATAATAATGGAGTCTGAATCAAATAAAAGTCAAATGGCTCTGTTTGTGATGTGCATTGGTAGCAAAGTTTATTGTGAGTCATGACTTGTAAACCCAGTGGTTACCAATGAGAGTATTTCTATGATTCGAAAAGGCATATTTTGTATCTATACTTTCACaactaatataaattataaatatggaTTGTGAGATATGGCTCAGTATGCTTGATTTGATTATTATTGATCGGTTAACATCTATTGAGAATAACTCGTCTTTTTAAAAGTAGGTCAATTTGGAACCTCTAAAAAAAGGTTTTGTATATCCATTATATTTGATAAAATATCATTTGGGCAGTTTTAAAGACATGGGATGATGAGAGTTTATACTTACCTATATTTGATAAAATATCTTTTTTGGCAGACCGTATGGAGACACAGTATACTTACCTAGCAACAGGAAGGATATCTCTAGTTAAGAGGTAGCCCGCATATTCAAAAAGGTATTAGATTTACTATGCCAATTTAATAAGTATTGATTTTGATTGGATATCTGCTTAATTCACTTTTATTTTTTCAGTGTAAAACAAGAGATGGTGATCTTTGAAGTTTTGTGTGTTTATATTGGATCAGATTCACTAACTGTCATTTAGATCTGCGATGGACTGGGAATCCTCCAAATATGTACGACATTAGTGGAAGTGCACACTTTATTAACAAATGTGATAATGGAATTGTTGTTCATCGAAATAGGGATCCAGAGGCAGGTGCAATGGATTTAGTACAGGTACTGTGCTTCTCATTATGTGTGGCAATATGGTGGATTGGGAAAGGGGTCCAAATGGGTAATTTTTGTCACCGGTGAAATGTCGGGTCGTGTTGACCGTTAATACTTTTGTCTGAAAATATCTTGTTTAGGATTTGCTTATTTAAGCTGTTATATACTTATTTACTTGGTTTAATGATTTTATAGCATATAAACTAATCCAAACACCCTTATAAATATCTGCTAATTTGCTCATTTTATTAAATAATAGCACTTAAAAATAAGCATCTTGCCATGTTGGCATGCTTTATTTTTAGCAGATAACAATTTGAAAATAGCAATTCCCAACACCCCCTTAAATGTTTCTTAGCAATTAGCTTGTCTGATATGACTGCAAAAATTATATTATTTCAGTGTTAATTTAAGGTGTTGATGAGTAAAGATAATATAGGAGGTTTTATGCATTAAAAATACATCTTGAGCCTCATTTGACCCGTTTTCTTTTAAGCATCTTTATCTGAATTGTTTGTCCTGTTAAATATTAGAGACGACCCAAATAAACACTTTCATAAATAAAAGGATCAAATTGCTACATGTACTGCTCAGCTATTGTACATATAATCTATTTGCGTTGCTCCTTAacactttttttttcttcttatattTCATTTATAGATATGTGTGCGGAAGGTACGGAATAAAGTCTCAGGAACGATAGGTGATGCATACTTGCAATATAAGACTGGACACAACGCAGCGTCAAAAGCAATCGCGTCAGACGAGGTGGCACAATCTGACGCCGAGGTGGCACAATCTGACGCCCCTGATGCCTCCAACGCGGCGTCAGAATCTGACGTGTGGGGGCGTCAGTTCACTATTTGACATCGGGTTAGACGGACGTCAGGGACAGGTGGCAACGCGTGATTGGCTGGAGAATACAACGGATATATATCcgtttgataattttttttttttttaattccgaaattaatttacctattttcatttatcctttccatcttcatcttctaccatcttcatcttcttcctaTACTTCTACAACcttttcaattttaatttttttcAATCTTCTTCAAAAATACTATGTCACATCCAAATCAAAGACCAAATACTTCACCCGATTGGTACGGAAGTTACATGGGAGGAGGTTCATCAAACCCGAACAACTATCATCAAGTTCCGTTGATCGCGCCTCAATTCCGAGTATTGACACCCGAACAACATCAACTATTTTTGGAACAACAAAGGCGAATTGATGAAGCCCAACAATTTCACAACTTTCAaactgttggtgattttagtgtcatcagaCATTTTGTGTGATAAGGTGATTTACTTGAGACAAATGGATTTCTAGTTAAGCTCTATAACAAgttaggagagtgtggagtacacgcttgTTTAAGCTAACTAGAGTCATATATTTGAAAGGTTGTGTTTGTTAGTTGGTGTCTTTTTGGCCAAAAGACACAACTATTCATGAAATGGTGTAAGCCTTAATGAAATGGTGTAAGATTTCATGGAATGGTGTAACCATTCATGGCACCTTTTCATTAAAAGTTATAACCATTCATGGACACCTTTTAGCCAAAAGGTGTGACCATTCATGGTACTTTTGAGCCAAAATGTATAACCTTTCATAATCTATAAATAAGAGTATTTGTCTCCCATTTCAAGATGATGGAAAATTGATCATCCACAATATACAAATTATCTATGTTCTTGACTTCAATTTTAATTGCCTATATTGGAGTTGTGCCTTTGTCTTATCCcgaataaagatttcgtgtaaccctaaggcaatcatgtatagggtcgaaatactttatcgcgAAAGTGACTACACGATTCAAAGGTTTATCCGGCATTCAAATCCTATTAACCAACAAAGCGATAAAGTATTTGGTAGTGATAAACCTTTGATTAATCATGAAAAGAAAAGGCTTGACGAAGATTTACATCGTGGAACAATCATCAGACTATGGATCCTACACGTGTTTTAATGGATGGTATTTATGATTTATAAAATCCCAATTGGTAAAGAGTTACACCCCACTGATTATTTTGGCGGTGGACAAGGACATCGAAATGTTTGGTCAACCGTGCACAAATCAAATATGACTTCCATGTGACTGGATGGGATTTGATATGGAGTGCTCATGTTGATAACTATATTAATGATGGGAACAAGATGAGATATATTCCAGATACGTATTCCATTCATCTTTTAtatgtttattatttattatttatttttgcaTGACTATTGCAACAGATAATAAGAAATTATGAATATATAATGGATTTGTACTAGATGAAGTTTGATATATTTTATGTGGTTCATTTTAATCAATAGAAACCAATTAGTAAACTTCAAATGGAAGTTTACGGCACTCTTTTATTGTTTATAACAAACACATGCTATGTAacaatttaatcaaagaaaatatcAAATTTTCGGTGCCTTGGTTCGTGTATGATACAATTTGGGATAAATTGTGATCATGGGACTGCATATATTATGAATATGTTTCAAAATATTCATTGATGACATGATATGTGATTTCCCATGCCAATATCATGCTGAAACAAAACGAAAGGCAAATATGATGTACAAATAATATATTCATGACTTCTTTGTAAATTATAATTTAACAATCATGAATTCTTTATTCTACCGAAAGTATATTTTTGTTTCCATGCTTGTTTTGGGAATCGTCACATTTTGCTACTATTTAAAATGGTAGTTACTGGTTATTGAAAATGGTAGTTACTTTTATTTGTTTCATGGATTAGTAAAAGTCAACAGTTGTGATCTAAGGGGTACTCCGAGGGTACTCGTGACTGTTGGCACAATAGTCAATGTTTATGAATGAAACATGAAACTGGTTGAACTTTTGTGACTTCCTTTTAATATGATAGAATTATTATGGATATGAGTGTACATATCTACTGTCCTCAAATCTTTGAACACAAATTCAAATTGCGTTGAACGATTTGTGTTTGTCGGTAAGTCTTTAATTATGTAACTATCATTAGGCTATTCGACGGGTGGAGTTGATTCATTGGAAAAAGTCACAAAACAATTTTGTATGATTATGAAGTGAGTGTTTTGTTACTTAATAAATGATAAAGTCTTTATTCTTGGTGAGGTATGTCCAGAAACCATTTGATGGATTATCAAGATGGTATAAGTTATTGAATCAAATATGTTTAATATGGAATGAGGATTAGATGTTGCTTAATTGTTTCAAATACCGGTTTGCTTTGGAATTGGTGGTATGATGTATGTGATTATATCAAGGGACCAATATGGCATATGTGTTGAAAGATTAAGCAAAAGTCTATTGTGATGTGACTTAAGTATATTAATACTTGTAAAAGTCAACCATGAATTATGGTTTCATTCACAAAGGTGATCCTAAGGCATATTAAATTATATTGAGTTTACTATTGATCAAGAAGATTATGCATCTACAAGTTGTAGGACTTTACACTTGGTATAGATGAGGTATCTTGGATCTAAAGAATGATGCTgtgattattgatattataaacttATTGTCATTACTTCTTGGTTCTAGAAGTAGATTGACTAaggtatatttataataataatccttTCATCTAATGCAATGATAATAGTTGTATACATAATGATAATGTggatacattatcaagggtgtatAAATTATAAGTTTACATTGGTGACTCGTGGAAAGTGGACATGTGCAATGACTAATCAATTAGTTAACTTGAAGTACTCGCAAGTTTCTTATAGTAAAATAAGAATTTGATAAATCCTTGGATAAGAGGATTGTGAAAAGAAAAACTTATTGAAGTCATAATAAATGAGATTAAAGTTCATGGTGATCCCTAGCTATGGGATGTAACATGACTAAGGCATGTATTTTACAAGTGAAGTCTAGACACTTGTGCCTTAGACATAACTGCTTTTCGTGGGTTAATCACGAATGAAGTTATGCATGTAGATTTTGTTGGGGCCACAACAAAGTTTGGTAAAGTCACTTGACAAAAGCATTAGCCGGAAGCGCGCAAAATTTGGCTAatgttgtgggattgaagtccattaaatcttccaaagtgagacgcccaattcccttctagtacaacgctaggagctgaattcaatgaggtaagcttactttctgaagattgaaacacataaatattctgatcccaaaatatgtgtttagacccgtaagtggAGTAGGTTGAAGTTAAACTTCTTAATGcctcttttgaaaaattgcatatgcggGTGCAAGACGGAAAAGAGTTACCTATGTGAgtatgaagttttgccgcttcaaagaAGCTTGGACTTGGCTTCCTATATACTCATGAAAGGATATGGACGCATGGCTTATAAAAGCGTCAAGATGAACATTAGAGaaatgtaagaaactgatgtgtatattattttatagttttcaaatgaattgaagggttcaattcttcacgaacaccctgattttcgaattctcgTAAATAATATACTAAGTGGAAATTCAATTCTTCACGAACATTTCCATTTACGCATTAGTTTGTGTGTTTGTTCAAGTTATTAAGTAAATCTAaagattacactaaaatgggggggattgttggtgattttagtgtcatcagaCATTTTGTGTGATAAGGTGATTTACTTGAGACAAATGGATTTCTAGTTAAGCTCTATAACAAgttaggagagtgtggagtacacgcttgTTTAAGCTAACTAGAGTCATATATTTGAAAGGTTGTGTTTGTTAGTTGGTGTCTTTTTGGCCAAAAGACACAACTATTCATGAAATGGTGTAAGCCTTAATGAAATGGTGTAAGATTTCATGGAATGGTGTAACCATTCATGGCACCTTTTCATTAAAAGTTATAACCATTCATGGACACCTTTTAGCCAAAAGGTGTGACCATTCATGGTACTTTTGAGCCAAAATGTATAACCTTTCATAATCTATAAATAAGAGTATTTGTCTCCCATTTCAAGATGATGGAAAATTGATCATCCACAATATACAAATTATCTATGTTCTTGACTTCAATTTTAATTGCCTATATTGGAGTTGTGCCTTTGTCTTATCCcgaataaagatttcgtgtaaccctaaggcaatcatgtatagggtcgaaatactttatcgcgAAAGTGACTACACGATTCAAAGGTTTATCCGGCATTCAAATCCTATTAACCAACACAAACCCCGGTGACTTCGATTTATCAAGAAACGGTGCAAGAAACTCCGACCGAAACGGTTCCGGAAACACAAGATCGTGCCAAACGAAAGCACAAAAAAAAGAACGTcgagttaggtatttttttttccaaaTTATATTTTTTTCgtatttttttttcctgttttttttatttttttttcgttttttactGTTTTTTTTTTCTGCTGtatatttctgtttttttttttttttttttttttgtaattgtaTGTGAATTTACATATTTGTAttaatatatgtacatatgtatatgtatatgtatatgtatttgttagtatatgtatatgtttatatatttattaattaggtATAATTTTtgtcccaaattattttttttatgttaattttttttcgtttttaactgtttttattttttctgtttgttttcggttttttttttttttttttttttgtatactccgtatatatatatttttttctgtttttcatgtatatgtatatgtatttgttgTATTTTGTTAATTGTATGTTTATATTTGTAGGCGAGGATCAAGTTCGTTACACACCGGCAACCAAGAAGGTCACGGCGTGGTCACCTGAGGAAGAAGCATGGTTAGCTCAGTGTTGGGTTGATTCGTCCGAGGATAATCGAAAGGGAAATAATCAAAAGTATGGTTCTTTGTGGGGTACGATTCACAACaagttcaacaacaataacaatgggTGGGTACGAGGTGACGACCAATTGTCATCAAAATGGCGAAACATCAACAAGGCTTGTAGTGAGTTTGCCACGGCGTTCAACGAGGCGGAACGCAATTAGAAAAGTGGATCAAATGATGTCGATGTGTTGACACGAGCCCACCAAATCTACGTGTTAAATACAAAAGGGAAAAAGTTTAACAACCTAGCCGCTTGGTACGTGTTGAAAGATAAATCAAAGTGGCATGTTCCGGGCACGGGTGGTCGAGATGATCTTAGTGCGGATGAGGAGAGTTTTGAACCTTCGTTGTCTCAAAACTATCTTTTTGATGATGATTTTGTTCGTAGGCCAATGGGACGTGACAAGGCTAAAAAGAAGGCCAAAAAATCACATGACTCCGATTCTAGTCAATCGTCTCGTTCGTCATAAGCGGAGGATGCTTTGAACGCAATTTCGAAGCATAAAAAGGCACAAACTAAAAGTATT comes from Rutidosis leptorrhynchoides isolate AG116_Rl617_1_P2 chromosome 4, CSIRO_AGI_Rlap_v1, whole genome shotgun sequence and encodes:
- the LOC139904656 gene encoding putative ALA-interacting subunit 2; this translates as MVGTSVKNAAIHQLTQQTLPACKPVSTPAWVIGTFFFMGVIFIPVGLISLHASQSFTLYLQVNEIVDRYDADCVPDRFKNNKVAYIKNASMPKSCHRYLKVHKPMKAPIYIYYQLENYYQNHRRYVKSRSDDQLLHGLGYNKTSTCEPLALENGLPIVPCGLVAWSLFNDTYSFSRGTKKLKIERKNIAWKSDQAHKFGKDVYPFNFQNRSFIGGGKLDTSIPLLFQVFVNYMGESKRI